The Juglans regia cultivar Chandler chromosome 6, Walnut 2.0, whole genome shotgun sequence genome contains the following window.
TGGTTCTTTTAATTAAGATCTTGAGTACCAATTAGGCAATCAAGTAGGCGGTCCACTATCATTACACACGTGCCTTGAGCAAATGATGGCGCCTATCAAGTAAGATTCTGACTAAAGTTAAGTTTGGGCAGTGATGTGTTGTccgataatttataaataataataaaaatatgataaaaatataaaaataaaatattaaatagtaataaaaaataattataaaatattaaatagtattgtaataatctcattatccaaacatagcttagtgttatatatatatatatatatatatatatatattacagcatcattatttaaaaatttaaatagaatagaataGAGTAGAGTTAGAATTCaagacattttattttgataccATATAAACAAACCCTTATTACAAAAGGTTAGAACAATAAAaagatattctattattaacaTGTTTATTATATGTGTTTGGAACGGAAAAATAACTCAAGGACCTTTGACCCTTTGGGctagttttatttttgagttttgctatataaTCTCTAtcacattctatattttatattttttaatattttcttttaaatattttttgagtttatttttttaaaattatttcaaatttttattttttatttatattataaatatttgataaaaaaataataaaaattaaaaaaaaatatagagcgtgagaaaattagaaagatttattgtttatttttatatattgatttgcTATTGGTGAAGCGTGGACCGGGAGGGGGCCACATCTTTTATTCAGTCTAATCATGTCAGGAGCACTAAATACCAGTggacaaataaaacaaaaataaaagaaaatggaaaatggaaaataatttaatagacaaattaaatacataaagttATGTTGGAGTCTTGTCTGAGTTTTCTCACCACCATCAGTATGAACAGACTACTCTCGGTCATATAATTAATGTcatatttatacataaaaataaatttataaattaatatattttaatataatacgttaaatcataaaattatttttattataaaataaatttaaaaaattttataaattcatgttaatttataaatttattttatataatctatttatatataaccgTTCTCTTTGTAAAAAGTTGGACAATAGAtttgatcatattttatgtaacaaaattaaagttaattccCAGCAAGTTAGACTAACCAAACTTTATTTGGCCTCCAAAATCTTAACCAATCTTTGAAAAATGcatcaaattcataattaattcCCCACTAATCTGAGCAAATAATTCAGTTCCTAATTAGATAGTAAAAACTAAATTAAGGAAATGATAgaggcatattatatataatttttgcaaactctttgaataaaatattaaaatgccttgatttttttaaaagaagaggtCGATCGGTACTGAGGGTAAGGTGGAGAAATGAAAGCTGCTTGAACAGTAACACTGTTCTAAGTACAGAACTTAAACTGTTcatgcctcttttttttttttttggtgtggagatgatcatgagttttgattTATAAAACAGTTGTCTctaagtatttttgagaatcgAATGGATAAACCTAAACCCTCCTCAGCTAGCTCCTCTCATGGAAGGTGAGAATTAATGCCACACGAAAAAGATCTCATCAATTTCTGAGGACAGAAAAAACAAACGCCAAAAGATGCAGATGCATGCTTGGTCCATCCGACCCCTTCGCAACAATACAATTAGGAAAATGCAAGTGTTTTTGGTTCAATAATGGACAAAGACAACCACGGTTAATTCGTTATCAGATGTATCAACCTCAGACCAGCTTAATCTGTCAGGTTTATGCAGAAAACAGTCATGGCATCCGGAGACAAAACGTGCAGTACCACGATCTGAAAAGGGTTCCATGTCTGCTTGATATTTCTCACGTATATAGAAACGACAGCAGGACACACATCAGTAGGGTACCGGGTACGTACCTGCAACCATGACATCTTTGTACCCTTGTCTCTCCCCCTGCGTACATGACTTCCCTGGTGAATCCCACATCATCTTCAAGCCGGAGAACGACGGAGAATTCTGCCGGAAAATCCTACCGGCAACTGGGGACCTCGACCATACAGGAGTGTTCGCAGCCGTGGTCGCCGTGGTCGTCTCTAGCTCGTTAAAATTCGAGGCCCGTGGCGTCGGCTGGAGCGAGTAGGCGTCAGACGACGCGTATCCAGATAACCGGGGACTCCCGGAGCGGTACCCAATAGCGAGGTCCGCGTGCCCGAATGAGGCATCGTGCGGTAGTAGTGATACCGGGGTGTTGATAGAGAAGATTTCGGCGTTGGAGAGGTTGGAAGCTCTGGGGGTGATGGCTATGGAGGGGGACAGAGTGGACTGATCGGGGGCGGAGGATGTAGACCGTCGGATGCGAACCCGGATAGTGCGGCCATTGTCGTCAAGTTCTGACTCGGTACGGAGAGGGTCTCGGCCGTCGAGCGATATCACGTCGTTGTCGAGCTCGAATTTGGTTATCGAGGCGGCGGCGGAGCCCGGAAACTTGGATTGAATCAGTAGGGTAGCGGCTCGGTATTCGAAGAGGAAGAGCAAGAGTGTGTACCTAAGAATATATACGAAACCTCTCCTTAATTATAAGCATTAGAACTCAGTTATATATAATGCAGTCACACACTTCGATATAGAATTATATTCATGCCTAAGTATCACATCTGATTTGCATCACATCTGATTTGCATCACATCTGATTTGCATCTGAATTACTGCTAAAACAAAGACTTTTACGTGTTAAACCTAAGCTGATTAACATAAACTTTTGAGGTTAGAGAATCTGCTTTAAATATATGGTATGAGATGGGACTGACGCtcatttttgtgtgtttttccAACTTTTCGGCTTCCTTTCTCCAAAAGGTCTAGCTAAGTTACTATCACCTAAATCTAAGAGAAAGTGATCACAGAGAGAGCAGTATCAAGAAAGAGACCCATAAATTAAGCTTTCACAAGAATCAAGATGATGACTagtaaaggaaaaaataaaagaaaaagaaaagagaaaatgttaGTTTGCAGTACCATATGATGCATTGAAGCACAACCACCTGCACCATGAGGCTCTGAGTGAAATCTCCATACATGGCTTTGAGTAAAGGAATTCCCATGACGAGTGTGTTGGGCAAAGTAGCCACAGAGAAGAGAGTGATGAGCCAATCCAAGCTGCCATTGAAGAAGATTACCCACAGTGAGAGCAAGACAAGGACTACAACCTTAGAGAGAGTGTCGGCCAGTATGAACTTGGTGTCCATTTGGTAGGGATTGTTCAGAGATATGAAGTGGAAGGACAGCACCGGAACCGCAAAGACGGCCACGAACCGGTTGATCCCTGAGCACTGCTCGGGAGTGAATATCTTCCACCATTTCACTGAGCTATATGCTACCAGCATTGCGAAATATAGGGGAACCATTGCACACATGACCTTGTAGAAATCATTCCCAGTTATCATCTCTCCAACTGAtctctcagttttttttttgggtcggTCTGAGTGTTTTTTGTCTGTGGAGGAGGCCGACGATTACATTATAGTAAAATGAAGAAGCAAGTCAGCGTTTATATAGGAGATTTATGGACGACAATGCCCTTCTATATATGAATTGTATGATCTTCACTTTGGAGATACTTTAGTACTGAGCTTAATGAGATATATTAATCTATTGtcacatttaatttaaaagaaaaagagttgtGCAATTTCCACGTGgcaaattaatatgaaaatccATATTCTGTACTACTGTATCATCTTCCTCTCGGTAGTTGGAGACATGGAAATTGCTATTTTAAAGTATTAATGACCTAATGAGTGAGGCACCAACCACAACATTTTTACTGATTAAGATAATTTTATCATGAGCCATACTAGGTCAACGAGGGTTAAccatgatgtttttttttccatcatatataattaagaaaaatctatttatcattctataatctagtattaaataataaatttacaagtGAAACGTAATAAATAGTCTCAAATTATCTAGTAATACGtcataaaatgatgagagaatgataaaaaaatagatgatgagtagcattactctataattAATGTATAGAAGCATTACACTTCATTTTATGTCTCAAGGATTTATAATCATGAGTAATTCTGTATCAATATAGTAGGATAGATGTGATATATATGAGAGTGATATGtacaaatttttcataaaagagtTGGATTATCTATAAAACACAATCAAATAAGATGTATATGTACACAACATGTAGGTATAATAAATGTACTAAAAGTCTAAAACCAAATGTAGAATAAGTCTAGATCAATAGGGTTTGTCGGATTGTCGAGCTACTAATCTGACATCATACTTCCTATgtaggggtgacaatatgtttgggtttgatgttaACGAGTTtgagtcaaaacgggttgatcaTTTAAgacatgatttataaataggTCAACCTACTTAATACGAAATCAACCCTTTTTAATctgtttaaaatttatttcaaaattaaaattttattattgttaagttataatattgatatctctcagtatgcttatatttttattgttgagattgtaattttaaatctaTGCTCATATCTGTTCttgtataatttgtaatattgattttattatatgttaaaatttgaagaatattgatatatattttttaagatattatggttattaataaatataaattttaacttttatatgaaattatgttaatcaagtcaaatgagTTATACGTTTtatttcaacccatttacatgaaacaaacgGATTTAAATGAGTCGCGTCGtgttaatatatttctaattaggtGACATGATATGAGCCGATATCTAAATGAGTTGGGTTAGGATTtaaaaatttgacatgtttagaTTAACAAGTTGGGTTCGAGTTAACTTATATAGTTGAATGCTTATGACTTACACGACACGAATACGACTTGAAAATACGATTTGCCACCCGTATTTCTATGTATACTTTCAGAGCAATAGTATGAAATGATATCGTGGATACACCCGAACagacataaaaagaaaaagaaaaaaaaagcataaggAACTAATAAGAGCATCACCTATTGGTGAAATTTCCTAATGCAGTAAATATCATGTTCAAGTtagtatttatttgttttttgaaaaaaaaaaaaaaaaagagaggaaaagataAACATTAGACAGGAGCGAGCCAAAGTACTAAAAGTGTTCAAACTTTAAAGTGACAAACCACCGGCCCATATGCAAAGTTACCATTCGATTGAAAGAAAAGGGGATTTTGTACTTGATTCGACACTGATCATGCAGAGTAGTAGTGAAGCAAGCTAGAGACCCTAAAATCATATGTCCTGGCCACCTTCAAAAACCTCTTCTGCTCTCACACATACACTATATTATATGGAGTTCAACTTCTTTCCTCGTGTTAAGTGATCGATCATTGAGAATCTAGAAAGAAATCTTCAAATCCGATGTTAATGATCTATCTTCCCAAGGGTCCCATGCTTGCTTATATATAgtttacttgtatatatatacatcaatgGGCTTTTGCTCTAATctgttttctcttgtttttctcatttttcctttctgataaaagctcattttttttagagtttgttaaaagtaaaactttggGGTTGGTTTGGAGACCCACTGTtaaaagtgaggaagaagaaagctTAACCCACCTTTTCGAGTACTATATTATATCATAACAATGTCTGTTGCTTCTCATAAAGTTTACGTGCTTTTAAAATGCATGGGTGTGTGCttttaatatgtataatatatacacatgacTTCTGTCAGAAAAGTTCAAATCTGATGATCTGCATGCAGCCAACAACATAtgatcgtgtgtgtgtgtgtgtgtatatatatatatatatatatgttccacACACAAACACATGGTATGTTTACAGCTTCCGAGTTTATTAAGCCATCACCATGCATGTTTGTATAACGTACGTATCTGCAAATTAATTCCAGATACCCGAGCTATCGTTCACTTGATATCGGTTGATCGGTCTCAAAGTTCAAATATATCTTATGATCTACTGCTCATTAATGCATCGATCATGTGGTCTTTCGTTTTTGTATTActcctagctatatatatatctggctCATTAAAAGGAAAAGTTAATGGAAGCGCATGCAAAAGCTAATTTTTCACTAATCGGATGAAAAAAGTAGTTGACGTACTGGAGGCCAGAGAtcatgcatgcagctagctataTAGGTAGGTTTGTCTAAACATATTCACATGATAATTAGAATTCATTCAAATTATAAGGCGCGCGCTGCAGCAGCAGCCTCAAGTGCAAAGGTGATCGATGGAACAAGACATGATCATGAGAAGATCGAAGAGAAGAGATCAACAGTATATAGGGtgtagtactatatatacatatactgaATAAAGTGATTGCATTTGCCTCTAAATACCCCAGCAATAATTGTGTTATTGTCCTCtttgtattgttttctttttgttgttttgataGCGAAACGACATGATCCATGTGGTTTTTGCTAGCTATCTAGTCCCACCTCTCTGATCCCGTGCATGGCAGCAGCAATaattcaacttttgtttttgttttttttttttttgagaaaaaaaaaaaaaaaaaaagagatacgTAGAATTAAGTAGATTTTTCAGAACTGCCTAGCTAGCTCCCTTTGTCTTTTCTCTCTGGACTCTCTCCTTTGAGATCATAATGCACATGAGCATTGCTCTAGGTAATCGTTCACATGAACAGTAAGTACTACAGGGCCCAATGATCAGGTAAATATATctgagcattagcattggattcatcatttttatctttaaaatttgatgaaaagtacatatttttcataaatccaaaatctctctatccataaccccacattggattaaccattagattcatcaaaataataatataatattatttcgttaataataatatttttaatttatttttttcatatttgacaattacactaactatatgttaattaataatttaatttaatatttaaattattatttcctaacttaaatatattgtggctcaaaattgggaaacaataatttaaataaataaaataatggttatagagtgtgaatagtgagtcttcaaatttgaagatgaagatgaatgtactgtagctaaaagcttgacatttgagcatatggtgaatccaataCCAggattttaaaaccaaaatcatcaaattttgaagattggactcatttgatgagtccaatgctagtgctctaagAGATCAACTACTTACtggtttaattaaaaaatttacttttataaattcaacTAGTCATTTTTCaataacattaaataataaactctcaaaatctatcactattatattaaaatattaattttaaaattttcatttattttaattgtaattgtaattgaaatatttattcattattaaaaaaatacacattaattttctaacgtgtGTATTATtctaattgatataattttttaacggtCTTTTTGAAAATTAGAGAATTTTGCAAATGGGAAAAAGgtattttagattatttttttaatttttatggagAAACCAAAATTCTAAACTACGAAATAGCTAAATGTATATGCTAGGACTgagcaaaattttgaaaatctgaCTCTCTGTCGAAGTTTTTTTCCCTTAGAAGTTAGAGTCGAAGTACTCATTGATGAACCAACTCTGGCTCCACTCTGACCCTACTCTGATACTCCgcctccgattccgactccaactctgactccgactctgcCTCCAATTTTatacatatcttataaaaatatgtgtctttctatatattaatcatttaaattttatacaactatatcatatataattagttaaactcaataatatactagttaaataatatatttatactttaatatatatagactaaattgacaaataaatatagtttagtatatgactatatgtaaatattatactattacaaatttacaatattactaccatgtaacactaaattactaatgtataaatataataacatataatactaatgtatatataatatactacaaacacgaaaatgcataataacatgtaatattaatgtataataacatgtaatactaatggataaacactaatctataaatttataataacatataatactaatttacaataactaaaatattaatcatataaattttatataacaatatcttatattaattacatcttttagcctaataaattctcaacatattccttttgataaatatattagtaatactaatttacattagtatattaattacatttatggcctaatactaatactattagtaatccactttaagtctatatataaattactatataaatcactatagtattagtttataactaatactatatcactatataatactattaattatagtgatatagtaaatctaatactatcagtgatatagttatagtacctatatttatactaatactattatatagttatactaattactataactatatatagtattaatatcactatagtGTTAGTGataatactatattatcactaacatatagtaatagtactataccaatagtattactatatactaataccattagtgtattactaatatttatatatattaatatataaatcaagtataagagattagatatttaatatatatatatatatattaaatcactaacatgCTAATAATttgatactatagtattagtaattatactataagatatagtaatagactaatttatagtaatactatattatatataaaataggccataatagtataattagaattagtaatattcatatatattaatatatatcatagattcatagtatactatttaaatatcatagtataatatactatatatagtttaatattcatatatatatatatatatattttgaatcttcatttcgtatacagtgcccttttttttaatattcatatatatatatatataatagattcaTGATAGTATACTACTATACGGCGCCGTTTCTATTAATTGTTAATAACTTAATTGTTTAAGCCCTCCCGAGTTCCCCCCTCCTCCCCATTTCGTCTTCAATCTTTAGATTTTTCACAGCCGTCAAGCGTCATTCGACTCACTCCCTCTCACAGCCCTCCCCTCTCGCACGCAGCCATCGACAACTCTACAACAGTCCCCACCGGTCCACCCCCACAGGCATTAATCGACACGGTAAGCCTCACTCTCTTTGCCCTTTTGATCTTGTTTAGATTAGCTTGTGTTCTTTTAAAATTTCCTTCAAAGATTATGGCTTCAAACACAGAAGGAGGTATTTATTAAGGATCTGTTTTAAGATTTTTCGCAGGCATCATGTTTCGGTTTTTGACTGGTTATTGACATAATTTCAACCGGGGTTAGCAGTACTATTACTTTCCATATGAACTGTGTTGCGAACTATGTTGCAAATGTGAATgtacatttataattttgttgttgttgtgcaTATAACATGTCTGCTTGGAGATTGAATAATCATAAGATTAGTCATCTTAAACAGAAAATACAGGGGAGATCAGAGGGGCTGCGTGATGTTGTTGggttctgattttttttttttttttctgtatttcCATATTGTCtcaaatatatgattaatgatatATTTCTATAATAGTGATTATAAAACAGCCACAAGTTGAGTTAATGTGTGATGTTGTTGGGTCTGATATTTCTCATGGTCCAACTGAACTGTGTTGCCTTTTCGTTCATCAATAGGTCAGCAATTCAgaaaagtctaaattttgagtTGTGGAGCAAATCACCATTGAATCTGGAGGACGTTTCACCAAGTTTGGAAATTTGTAACATTTACTTTATTGTTGTTGCCTGTTGGTGGGAACATTTGTTGGgcatttaaaatttgtaatttaatttattttggtgcatttggaaCATTTGTTGGGCATGTAAGTTTGtaatttgttgttgttgccTTGTTGGgaacatttaatttgatttctaGTTTGTACTTAGAAAATGttagatttctttttatttttaatttttaatttttgacagCATGTTACtatgttacttgtttttagttagttgtattttttgttataaccaaaagtgaattatttaatttagattgtaatttttaaaaaaattaaaatttggaaGCCCACACagtttttatttagttatttagttatttattttttaaaaaagtgggccaaatatgaagttaaaaaagacaaaaaaaaaaaaaaaaagtctaaaatcgGACTCCGCTCTGACTCCACTTTGACAAATCAAAGTTGGAGTTGAAGCGGAGGTAGGACATCttagagtcggagtcggaggttggccAATCCTACACTGATCCGATCAGTGCTCAGCCCTACGTATATACCGTATACGACTTCCCTTTATTTTAGAATAGCAAAACTCATGAGTTACTGAGTTCGTTTCTCCCAGAAGgctgaaagattattttaaggccaaaaaataatttggctAGAAATTTGAGTTGGTTAGATTTAGCCAGCCAAGAAGATGATGAACGAAGATGATGAACAAATATATTGTAGATTTAGCTAGTTTGATGTAAATGTTTTTTAAGCAAACTGACCAAAATTTGACTATAAGTAGATAACTACTAGCGCTCTAATAGATCCCTAATCATAATTAGCAGCACGTATGTACACCAGTTGGATGATGTTTCGATCGATCTCATAATTTCCTCTCCATGTAATTTGAACTAATTgttgtgattattattatataagtaCTGTCATGCAGTATTCTCATACGTGCCGGTCAATttgcattaattatatatatatatatatatatatatataaaagaaaagcaagtatttatgataaattatttacgaccagaatgattatttaattatgataaaaatatattcattttaacagaaaatagtcattttcccaaTAAATAACTAGCCacagataaataattttcttatagtattaAATCAGGCCTCTAGCTTATATGTTAAGAAGTACTACAGCCGATCGAGCTTGGTTCCATGGGTGAATATtgccattaattaatatatgaaggcATGAATCTCTTCTAAACCAAATGCCCCATGCATGCTATATTGAACATCTGGCTCATAAAATGTATCTCGCTTTCGTAAATATTGATCATTATGGGGTTAAATAGttccaaaaatcaattcaaccagactttattatttattttacgtAGAATATGTCAACATAATATGACTTATTTAAACCCGTCATATAAATAGGTTGAACTAACATGCATGACTCATTTGATCAGATTAAgtacataattttacataaaaattaaaatttatatatattagtaaccataatatctttaaaaaaataagactacctactaacaaaatatatcaatattttttaaattttaacatataataaaactaacattACAAATcctataataacaaatatgagtataggttcagaattacaatctcaataaaaaaaatataaacatactgAGAAATACGaatattacaactcaataataataaaatattaatttaaaaataaaatctaaactgattaaaataagttaatttcaGATTAAGTCGATTGACTCGTTTCTAAATCGTATCTTAACAAGTCAATCCGTTTTAATTATAACCCGTTAATATCAAATCTAaacttattaattttataatatatacatattaaattcataaattgtgCCACATATTATCATTCTTATTATATATCCATTTTTTACCGTTTTTTCTTTGCCATCTAATAAAGGTCAAGTGCCGAGTTATCGATCCACTCCACGGGAATCGGTCATccaatagctagctagctagcttttcgGTCAGCTGTCACGATCGCtagcttcttcatcttcttaatTTGGTTTTAACCACTCATTCCTAATTTGAACCTTGGTATCCTTATAAAGCCATGCAAGTCTAGCTCTCTGTCTTTTATGAATATCTATATGTGGATAATGACTATATATTGAAGTTCCGGTTTGCAATTTccttcattaatttgttcaattttcaattttgtatgtcttttatcttttcctctaccaagtacatatatatatacacacactacaaaaaaaaaataaatatttgtaatagattatttacgacgaaaatatactactttaaaaaaaatagtcatttcataagaaataattgatcacaaataaacagttttcttatacGCAATACTTGTATTGCAATGTAagtcaatatttatttttttgcaaatgaGGCGGCtttaagtatattatttttatatagccaccttatatatattcttttaattattctaACTTTTGTAAATTGAGTGTCACATGATTCAACACTGTATATATGCAAGTTGCAACTTTAATTACCTCCCTCAAATAGATGCCAAATGCTCAAAATTTCAGAGTGAACATGGCAGAAGATGACAGTTTTTAATGCTTGCAAGCTACTCTTGTCTACCTGAGAAGAGAGGCAacatggaaaacaaaaaaatgaagaaagaaagttGGTAATAATCATAGGCAAAAAAGGGGGaaatcaagaaaacaaagggCCGAATCGATCATGTAGATACCAGAAACAGCTACATCAAAGACTACATCAGCAGGATCCCAATCCCATCTTAATCATCCATATATATACCTTATATTGTCCTAGTTTTCATCTTCCTCCACACATCCTCTTCGGATCGATATCACAGTACTACCATCTCTCCTAATGTTCATTCACAGCTTTCCAATTATGGTTTTGGTCTTGGCTTTCCTAATGTTTTGTCAGCTTACATGTATGTCGCAAGGGCAACTTCGAGTTGGATTCTACTCTCAGACATGCTCAGAAGCTGAATCAATTGTCCGCTCAGTTGTTCGAGATGCCATTGAAACTAATCCCAGGAATGCTCCAATTCTGCTTAGGCTCCATTTCCACGACTGCTTTGTTCAGGTACTTCATTTCTGGCCTAGCTCTAGCTCTCTAGCTCATGCATATAGCTAGACACACTGACACATGAGAAAATTACACTTCCCaggtatatatatttcttcttttcttaatttcattttgtttttcaaacagGGTTGCGATGCGTCTGTTTTGATCGACCATGGCTCTAACTCTGAAAGAAATGCACCTGGGCACATAGGCCTGGAGGGCTTCGAAGTGATAGAGAATGCCAAAGCAAGATTGGAAAGCGTCTGCAAGGGTGCTGTTTCTTGCGCAGATATCGTGGCTTTGGCCGCCAGAGATGCAGTATCCTTGGTAACCATTTTATATTTGAAGCTTTGCCTTTCGGCGGCATGATATACTTAGTATTAATTACTCCTGAAATTTGATCGGATCGACCACATGATGTTTATAATAATTACTTCGAAACCCAAGTTGAGAAACATGTGTATATTTGCCGTACTTGGTGCAGATAGGCGTGCCATTTTATGAGGTGCCAACCGGCCGGAGAGACGGTCGAGTTTCAAATATATCTTTTGCTGCCAACATGCCCGAAGTTGATGACTCAATTCAACTTCTGaagtccaagttcatgcataAGGGACTTTCGCATAAAGATCTAGTCCTTCTTAGTTCTGGtatatatgtacaatattacttttatttgcCAATGTTTTATCCTAAAGTTAcgttacattatatatattatgctttttgttgggtttgtctAAAGTAT
Protein-coding sequences here:
- the LOC109005405 gene encoding auxin efflux carrier component 6; this translates as MITGNDFYKVMCAMVPLYFAMLVAYSSVKWWKIFTPEQCSGINRFVAVFAVPVLSFHFISLNNPYQMDTKFILADTLSKVVVLVLLSLWVIFFNGSLDWLITLFSVATLPNTLVMGIPLLKAMYGDFTQSLMVQVVVLQCIIWYTLLLFLFEYRAATLLIQSKFPGSAAASITKFELDNDVISLDGRDPLRTESELDDNGRTIRVRIRRSTSSAPDQSTLSPSIAITPRASNLSNAEIFSINTPVSLLPHDASFGHADLAIGYRSGSPRLSGYASSDAYSLQPTPRASNFNELETTTATTAANTPVWSRSPVAGRIFRQNSPSFSGLKMMWDSPGKSCTQGERQGYKDVMVAGKEISFRDITKIQMPEELEADTKGAEPTIQAEMPHAFVMMRLILIVVGRKLSRNPNTYSSILGLLWSLISFKWNIGMPNLVKYSIKIISDAGLGMAMFSLGLFMALQPRIIACGTKRATMGMAIRFLSGPIIMSATSVAVGLRGVELHAAIVQAALPQGIVPFVFAREYGLHPDILSTGVIFGMLVSLPVTLLYYIFLGL
- the LOC109005406 gene encoding peroxidase 43-like isoform X1, yielding MFIHSFPIMVLVLAFLMFCQLTCMSQGQLRVGFYSQTCSEAESIVRSVVRDAIETNPRNAPILLRLHFHDCFVQGCDASVLIDHGSNSERNAPGHIGLEGFEVIENAKARLESVCKGAVSCADIVALAARDAVSLIGVPFYEVPTGRRDGRVSNISFAANMPEVDDSIQLLKSKFMHKGLSHKDLVLLSSGAHTIGTTACFFLQKRLYDFSTSSSSDPAINPQFLPKLKALCPPGNVNDKIPLDAVTESTFDEQIFRNIRDGFAVLSSDARLNDDINTKQVLESYINNGSSTGRPVPSFKLDFTKAMVKMGNIGVKTGLQGEIRRVCGSFN
- the LOC109005406 gene encoding peroxidase 43-like isoform X2 codes for the protein MSQGQLRVGFYSQTCSEAESIVRSVVRDAIETNPRNAPILLRLHFHDCFVQGCDASVLIDHGSNSERNAPGHIGLEGFEVIENAKARLESVCKGAVSCADIVALAARDAVSLIGVPFYEVPTGRRDGRVSNISFAANMPEVDDSIQLLKSKFMHKGLSHKDLVLLSSGAHTIGTTACFFLQKRLYDFSTSSSSDPAINPQFLPKLKALCPPGNVNDKIPLDAVTESTFDEQIFRNIRDGFAVLSSDARLNDDINTKQVLESYINNGSSTGRPVPSFKLDFTKAMVKMGNIGVKTGLQGEIRRVCGSFN